DNA from Mesotoga sp. UBA6090:
TCCCATAGTAAGCATGGCAAGTTCAACGTTTTCAACTGCCTTCAGGACGGGTATTAAGTTGTAGAATTGGAAAACAAATCCCATATTCATCGCCCTAAAGCGAGTCTTTTCATCATCCTTCAAAGAGTGAAGATCCACCCCCTTGACTGTAACTTTCCCCTCCGTAGGCGTATCTATTCCTGAAAGACAGTTCAGGAGCGTACTTTTTCCGCATCCGGACGGTCCGAGAATCGATAGTATCTCGCCTTCATGAATATCAAATGAAACTCTTTTCAATGCTTCGACCGACACCTCACCGGACCTGTAAGTCTTGCTTAGGTCTCTGACTTCAACAAATGCCATTTCGAATCTCCTTCCAATAAAAAAACTCTCAATTACTGAGTGATATCGTCCACAGCTTTCTTTATCTCTCCTCTGAGTTTCTCAATCGTCTTCTCAAGAGTTGAAAAGGCTCTTCTTGACAAGACGACAATTATTACAGATGCGGCGTAAGAAAATAACCCGGCAACAATCTCCGTTCTCCTCTGAATGAGTACGGACGAAAGCATTACTGCAAAAGGAAACAGCGGCGCTGCGTAAGCCGAGAATAGATAAAGTCTTCTCTGCAGCTCAGATGGCTTCCTTAATTTCTCTTCGAGAGAAGACACCACTTCTTCGAGGTTTTTTAGATTTTCAGAATCGATTATCTTTCCCTTTGTGCTTTCTTCGAAAGTACTCCTTAGAGTAAGTATGCTTTGAACACTCTCTAAGAATCCCGAGATTTCTTTTGAACGACTCTTCCCTGGAACTCCCATGATTATTAAGTAGTCAGCAACAATTATTAATGGCATAAAAAAGAACACGGGCTGAGAATACGAGCCCTTCGCAAAATTCAGTATAAACAGGATTGCTGCACAGACTAAGTAGAACACAGTCACTTTTTTCATCAGTCCATTTCCGGCAATTTCTCCACCATCACCGAAGATGCGGAAACCCTAACCTTGCACTCATCAATCTCTTCGACCCAATCTATAGGTATAAGTTTCTTCGACTTTGAGCCAAAGCTACCACACTCGCCTATCAAATGAGTTATCTTCCCTTCATCATTCAGAACGAAACTCCTTACCCTTCCCACAGTCTTTTCCTCAGCAGTAACTATATCACACCCTGGCTCAAGAGACTTGCTGTCTTTTGGAACATTTATCGACGTATTCAGTGGTGGAAGCGGGTAGAGCTCTGCATAGTCACCAACCGGCCTCAGCCAGTACACCGGAGTAACCCCACTCTCCAAATTCTCGATCTCTTCACCTGAGACGAAAAACGTCTCTTCGTAATCCTGCAATGTCTCAACATCTTTCGACTCAATCTTCAATCTTACTTCATCGGGAGCTGCAAAGAACACAGTCGTTATCGGCACCAGTTTTGCCACTCTGTTGAAAATTCCTTTTTCTATTACAACATGAGTAACCTCGTTGCTCTTGGGATGTATAACCACCCGGATGACTTTTCCGAGATCTTTGCCGTCGGAAGAGATCGCTTTGGCGCCCCATCTGATTCTGTTTTCCATAGGTTCACCCCCTTCAGTCAAGTTTATCATGCAACACATGCATCATCTCAATTACTTGATATTTGACTGCAGAAAAAGAAAACGAGTTGTACAATATATGAGCAGAAGGGTGGAAAACAGAGAACACGACGATCATCCTGGTCAAAGTATTGTTCTGAAGAAGCCATTAATTCTGAGAGGAGGAAGTTCGTCTCCACATATAGGATACGACGGACAATGAAGTCAATGAACCCTTTCCGGTTATTCTGGATATTCGTCAAGGTTAGTTCATTCACAATTGGCGGCGGCTACGCAATGATTCCTGTAATAAAGGAATTCATTGTCGACAAGTACAAAATTATGAAGGAAGATGAATTCCTGGACGTAATTGTGACTGCCCAGACCGTGCCCGGAGTGATTGCAATAAACACGGCAATGATTCTGGGCAGCAGATTGGCTGGACTATGGGGCGCTTTCTTTGCAGTTCTAGGAGCTTCATTGACCCCGTTCTTCATAATACTTGTCATCGCAACATTCTTCACCGATTTCGCCGATTTGCCAGTTTTCAAAGGTTTTTTTGCTGGTGCAAGAGTTGGTGTAACGGTAATCCTGGCAAATCTTTCTCTCCAGTTACTCAGAAAGAGTCTGAAAAGGTATTTTGTTTTGATGGTAATCGCAGCTGGGACAGTGGCCATTGTTTTCTTCAACATATCTTCAATATGGATTTTGCTCCTTTGCTCCATACTAATCTATATTATTGACAGGCGGCTGGCGAGATGATTCTCATAGAGCTTTTCTGGTCATTTTTCAAAATCGGCTTTCTCGCTTTTGGAGGTGGATACGGCGCTCTCAGCTTAATTCAGGATCAGATAGTCAATATAAACAAGTGGATGAATCTTGAAGAATTTCTTACGTTGATCTCCATCTCACAAATGACTCCAGGCCCAATAGCTATCAATTCTGCAACTTTCATAGGATATCGGATCGCCGGAGTGCCTGGATCGGTTTGTTCTACAGTTGGAGTTATTCTTCCAAGCGTATTCTGGATTTTTCTGATACTAAAGGCTCTGAAAATTCTATCACAATGGATCGATACGGGAGAGGTCTTTAATGCCCTAAGGCTCGGAATAATTGCACTGATCCTTTCGGCTACTTTAAGAATAGGGATTGAGTCTATCAACAGTATTTTCTCGTTAATTCTTGGGATATTTGCCTTTCTCATTCTTTACAAATTCAAGCTGTCTGTCATTTGGATTGTCTTGGGAACAGGTCTTGTCGGTGTGATCTGGACCGTACTACTTCCTCTTTAGGATCTGAGTTTCACATCTAGATCCGTTGATCAGCCGCCTGCGTTGCAGAAATTATGCAATCTTACGACTGCAATATTTGAACTTTTCATTCGAATAAGTATCTCGATTCATTTACCTCCAGTATCTATTTCTACCAACTCGAAGTGCAATCTATGCAATAACAATGCGTATGATCCAAACACTACATGTCTGCGTTCGTTTGATTATAACTGCTATAATTTCTATATCTACCGTGCTTGCCGATTATTAACGCTTATCGGAAACTGCAATCGATTATCAAAGACATACTACCTC
Protein-coding regions in this window:
- a CDS encoding PRC-barrel domain-containing protein, whose amino-acid sequence is MENRIRWGAKAISSDGKDLGKVIRVVIHPKSNEVTHVVIEKGIFNRVAKLVPITTVFFAAPDEVRLKIESKDVETLQDYEETFFVSGEEIENLESGVTPVYWLRPVGDYAELYPLPPLNTSINVPKDSKSLEPGCDIVTAEEKTVGRVRSFVLNDEGKITHLIGECGSFGSKSKKLIPIDWVEEIDECKVRVSASSVMVEKLPEMD
- a CDS encoding chromate transporter; this translates as MKSMNPFRLFWIFVKVSSFTIGGGYAMIPVIKEFIVDKYKIMKEDEFLDVIVTAQTVPGVIAINTAMILGSRLAGLWGAFFAVLGASLTPFFIILVIATFFTDFADLPVFKGFFAGARVGVTVILANLSLQLLRKSLKRYFVLMVIAAGTVAIVFFNISSIWILLLCSILIYIIDRRLAR
- a CDS encoding chromate transporter, encoding MILIELFWSFFKIGFLAFGGGYGALSLIQDQIVNINKWMNLEEFLTLISISQMTPGPIAINSATFIGYRIAGVPGSVCSTVGVILPSVFWIFLILKALKILSQWIDTGEVFNALRLGIIALILSATLRIGIESINSIFSLILGIFAFLILYKFKLSVIWIVLGTGLVGVIWTVLLPL